A stretch of Limanda limanda chromosome 7, fLimLim1.1, whole genome shotgun sequence DNA encodes these proteins:
- the hsd17b10 gene encoding 3-hydroxyacyl-CoA dehydrogenase type-2, with protein sequence MANIRCVKGMVGLVSGGASGLGRATVERLLQLGASAVVLDLPSSDGHALASSLGDRCVFAPADVTSEADVQAAVSLAREKFGKLDLAVNCAGIAVAVKTYNFKKACPHSLEDFQRVINVNMAGTFNVIRLAVGEMGKNEPDADGHRGCIINTASVAAFDGQVGQAAYSASKGGIVGMTLPIARDLAPMGIRVITIAPGLFSTPLLAGLPEKVRSFLARQVPFPSRLGDPAEFAHLVTSLAENPMINGEVIRLDGAIRMQP encoded by the exons ATGGCGAACATCCGGTGTGTGAAG GGGATGGTGGGCCTGGTGAGCGGGGGGGCGTCCGGCCTGGGCCGAGCCACCGTGGAGCGCCTGCTGCAGCTCGGAGCGTCGGCCGTGGTCCTGGACCTCCCGTCCTCCGATGGACACGCCCTGGCCTCGAGTCTCGGGGACAGATGTGTCTTCGCTCCAGCAGAC GTGACGTCCGAGGCCGACGTGCAGGCGGCCGTGTCTCTGGCCAGAGAGAAGTTCGGGAAACTGGATTTGGCCGTTAACTGCGCCGGCATCGCTGTGGCGGTGAAGACGTACAACTTTAAGAAGGCGTGTCCTCACAGCCTGGAGGACTTCCAGCGCGTCATCAAC GTGAACATGGCAGGAACCTTCAACGTGATCCGTCTGGCCGTCGGCGAGATGGGGAAGAACGAGCCGGACGCCGACGGGCACCGCGGCTGCATCATCAACACGGCCAGCGTGGCGGCGTTCGATGGACAG GTCGGACAAGCAGCGTATTCAGCGTCTAAAGGAGGAATCGTGGGGATGACTCTGCCCATCGCACGAGACCTGGCGCCCATGGGCATCCGGGTCATAACCATCGCACCTG GTCTGTTCTCCACCCCCCTCCTCGCTGGTCTTCCAGAGAAGGTGCGCTCGTTCCTCGCCCGCCAGGTGCCCTTCCCCTCGCGCCTGGGAGACCCCGCGGAGTTTGCCCACCTGGTGACATCACTGGCTGAGAACCCGATGATTAACGGCGAGGTCATCCGACTGGACGGAGCCATTCGCATGCAGCcctga